Proteins encoded together in one Falco peregrinus isolate bFalPer1 chromosome 2, bFalPer1.pri, whole genome shotgun sequence window:
- the CDC42EP4 gene encoding cdc42 effector protein 4 → MPILKQLVSNSAHSKRRSRADLTAEMISAPLGDFRHTMHVGRAGDAFGDTSFLTSKAGEPGPELGEEPGASKPSLLSRRFRSSKRSQSVTRGDRRDMLGSLRDSALFVKNAVSLPQLNEKEVDRSAGQLPKSLSSSPVKKLPEEVSPEEQQRPNGAAAGPLSPSLDERDFGDITDLPVMVAKSGAGMKHAESIMSFHIDLGPSMLGDVLSIMDKEQWEQDEDPEAEESCEEEADATLPGSPAVAAALPSQSPSRGAGGRCPRDSSSVSSCTSGPEEHSLVPGPPSQRGGGPKTP, encoded by the coding sequence ATGCCGATCCTCAAGCAACTCGTCTCCAACTCTGCCCACTCCAAGCGTCGCTCACGGGCTGACCTGACGGCTGAGATGATCAGCGCGCCGCTGGGGGATTTCCGCCACACCATGCACGTGGGGCGGGCAGGGGATGCCTTTGGGGACACCTCCTTCCTCACCAGCAAGGCAGGGGAACCGGGGCCAGAGCTGGGTGAGGAGCCGGGAGCCTCCAAACCCAGCCTGCTCTCCCGCCGCTTCCGCAGCAGCAAGCGCTCGCAGTCGGTGACACGAGGTGACCGGCGGGACATGCTCGGTTCGCTGCGGGACTCGGCACTCTTCGTGAAGAATGCCgtctccctgccccagctcaaCGAGAAGGAGGTGGACAGGAGCGCGGGGCAGCTGCCCAAGagcctctcctccagccccGTCAAGAAGCTGCCGGAGGAGGTGAGCCCCGAAGAGCAGCAGCGCCCCAACGGAGCAGCTGCTGGGCCGCTGAGCCCCAGCTTGGATGAGCGCGACTTCGGGGACATCACGGATCTGCCCGTCATGGTGGCCAAGAGCGGGGCAGGCATGAAGCATGCTGAGTCCATCATGTCCTTCCACATCGACCTGGGCCCCTCCATGCTCGGGGATGTCCTGAGCATCATGGATAAGGAGCAGTGGGAGCAGGATGAAGACCCCGAGGCAGAGGAGAGCTGTGAGGAGGAGGCGGATGCCACCCTCCCTGGCTCCCCGGCagtggcagcagccctgccaagccAGAGCCCATCCCGCGGTGCTGGTGGCCGCTGTCCCAGGGACAGTAGTTCAGTGTCCAGCTGCACCTCGGGGCCAGAGGAGCACAGCCTTGTCCCCGGGCCACCGAgccagcgggggggggggcccaAAACGCCCTGA
- the C2H17orf80 gene encoding uncharacterized protein C17orf80 homolog isoform X3, with amino-acid sequence MAAAPPGRELCPHCRRPFKRLRAHLPHCKAAPSPAPGSAPRPGPSLGPGAGASTPGGGAGPGAGSGPRAAAAGKSSKRPAGPSVGLPAAAPREAAARKGKAAAAERGGGPGPEPRRQPGGRGAARQADPAVQRGAGCLGLLPEGIKDPPETLRNGLRIVTEKQRAGVTGERSGGTAAGRHCTHCAPAEGPDPGRLQQEGITVAETTHRETHSHGAVENVSASKKGEKGRSLKATKAHVLRDPPETDCRSGPGDLIQQEGTDKTVTEEKQVCQEVDVEHKAPLPALHTKNLHLLLTEQFRGHDEGTSNNYLTSIQKHRERKKQMAVVSEPILNARRDSELALPQFLLHTSKSQPICPSQASGRNVQAGAMGLEWFPDLHPNYDGLSIFPGKPFQEGRRITVKTPKGNFAEGQQAWSSYYNRYINMKRGGPVGISMLLAGYCLLSYGWNYQHIKGRRWRKYH; translated from the exons AtggccgccgcgccgccggggcggGAGCTGTGCCCGCACTGCCGCAGGCCCTTCAAGCGGCTCCGCGCCCACCTCCCGCATTGCAAGGCCGCGCCGAGCCCGGCCCCCGGCAgtgccccgcggcccggcccaAGCCTAGGCCCAGGCGCTGGGGCCTCCACGCCCGGCGGCGGagccggccccggggcgggcagtGGGCCgcgggcggcagcggccggTAAGAGCAGCAAGCGGCCGGCCGGCCCCAGCGTAGGGCTGCCCGCTGCGGCCCcccgggaggcggcggcccGGAAGGggaaggcggcggcggccgagCGGGGTGGGGGGCCCGGCCCTGAGCCTCGCCGCCAGCCCGGtgggcgcggcgcggcgcggcagGCGGATCCCGCGGTGCAGCGCGGAGCCGGTTGCCTTGGTTTGCTCCCCGAGGGGATTAAAGATCCACCTGAAACGCTGAGAAATGGGCTGAGAATAGTCACAGAGAAGCAGCGCGCCGGGGTGACCGGGGAGAGGAGCGGGGGCACTGCCGCCGGGAGGCACTGCACACACTGCGCCCCGGCGGAAGGGCCGGATCCAGGCAGGCTCCAGCAGGAGGGAATAACGGTTGCAGAAACCACACACAGAGAGACGCACAGCCATGGAGCTGTGGAGAACGTGTCTGCCagcaaaaagggagaaaaaggccgtagtttaaaagcaacaaaagccCACGTACTTCGAGATCCCCCTGAAACTGACTGCAGAAGTGGCCCTGGTGACCTCATTCAGCAGGAGGGAACAGACAAAACAGTGACAGAAGAGAAGCAGGTGTGCCAAGAAGTTGATGTGGAACATAAAGCCCCTCTTCCTGCTTTGCATACCAAGAACCTCCATCTGTTATTGACAGAGCAATTCAGAGGTCACGATGAAGGGACGTCCAACAATTACCTAACCAGCATACAAAAGCATAGAGAGCGCAAGAAGCAGATGGCTGTAGTTTCTGAGCCCATCCTGAATGCAAGGAGGGACTCTGAGCTGGCACTCCCGCAGTTCTTGCTCCACACCTCCAAAAGCCAACCCATCTGTCCATCCCAGGCCTCTGGCAGGAATGTGCAGGCAGGTGCCATGGGCTTGGAGTGGTTTCCAGACTTACATCCTAATTATGATGGGCTGAGCATTTTTCCAGGGAAGCCTTTCCAAGAAGGCAGGAGGATCACAGTGAAGACACCAAAGGGCAATTTTGCAGAGGGACAGCAAG CCTGGAGCAGCTATTACAACAGATACATCAACATGAAGAGGGGTGGACCAGTTGGGATCtccatgctgctggctggatACTGCCTCCTCAGCTATGGCTGGAACTATCAGCACATCa AAGGTCGTCGCTGGCGTAAATACCACTGA
- the C2H17orf80 gene encoding uncharacterized protein C17orf80 homolog isoform X1, whose amino-acid sequence MAAAPPGRELCPHCRRPFKRLRAHLPHCKAAPSPAPGSAPRPGPSLGPGAGASTPGGGAGPGAGSGPRAAAAGKSSKRPAGPSVGLPAAAPREAAARKGKAAAAERGGGPGPEPRRQPGGRGAARQADPAVQRGAGCLGLLPEGIKDPPETLRNGLRIVTEKQRAGVTGERSGGTAAGRHCTHCAPAEGPDPGRLQQEGITVAETTHRETHSHGAVENVSASKKGEKGRSLKATKAHVLRDPPETDCRSGPGDLIQQEGTDKTVTEEKQVCQEVDVEHKAPLPALHTKNLHLLLTEQFRGHDEGTSNNYLTSIQKHRERKKQMAVVSEPILNARRDSELALPQFLLHTSKSQPICPSQASGRNVQAGAMGLEWFPDLHPNYDGLSIFPGKPFQEGRRITVKTPKGNFAEGQQGPLSERHLMDVRLGELPMWLATCNFSPQGLLGGVQKAWSSYYNRYINMKRGGPVGISMLLAGYCLLSYGWNYQHIKGRRWRKYH is encoded by the exons AtggccgccgcgccgccggggcggGAGCTGTGCCCGCACTGCCGCAGGCCCTTCAAGCGGCTCCGCGCCCACCTCCCGCATTGCAAGGCCGCGCCGAGCCCGGCCCCCGGCAgtgccccgcggcccggcccaAGCCTAGGCCCAGGCGCTGGGGCCTCCACGCCCGGCGGCGGagccggccccggggcgggcagtGGGCCgcgggcggcagcggccggTAAGAGCAGCAAGCGGCCGGCCGGCCCCAGCGTAGGGCTGCCCGCTGCGGCCCcccgggaggcggcggcccGGAAGGggaaggcggcggcggccgagCGGGGTGGGGGGCCCGGCCCTGAGCCTCGCCGCCAGCCCGGtgggcgcggcgcggcgcggcagGCGGATCCCGCGGTGCAGCGCGGAGCCGGTTGCCTTGGTTTGCTCCCCGAGGGGATTAAAGATCCACCTGAAACGCTGAGAAATGGGCTGAGAATAGTCACAGAGAAGCAGCGCGCCGGGGTGACCGGGGAGAGGAGCGGGGGCACTGCCGCCGGGAGGCACTGCACACACTGCGCCCCGGCGGAAGGGCCGGATCCAGGCAGGCTCCAGCAGGAGGGAATAACGGTTGCAGAAACCACACACAGAGAGACGCACAGCCATGGAGCTGTGGAGAACGTGTCTGCCagcaaaaagggagaaaaaggccgtagtttaaaagcaacaaaagccCACGTACTTCGAGATCCCCCTGAAACTGACTGCAGAAGTGGCCCTGGTGACCTCATTCAGCAGGAGGGAACAGACAAAACAGTGACAGAAGAGAAGCAGGTGTGCCAAGAAGTTGATGTGGAACATAAAGCCCCTCTTCCTGCTTTGCATACCAAGAACCTCCATCTGTTATTGACAGAGCAATTCAGAGGTCACGATGAAGGGACGTCCAACAATTACCTAACCAGCATACAAAAGCATAGAGAGCGCAAGAAGCAGATGGCTGTAGTTTCTGAGCCCATCCTGAATGCAAGGAGGGACTCTGAGCTGGCACTCCCGCAGTTCTTGCTCCACACCTCCAAAAGCCAACCCATCTGTCCATCCCAGGCCTCTGGCAGGAATGTGCAGGCAGGTGCCATGGGCTTGGAGTGGTTTCCAGACTTACATCCTAATTATGATGGGCTGAGCATTTTTCCAGGGAAGCCTTTCCAAGAAGGCAGGAGGATCACAGTGAAGACACCAAAGGGCAATTTTGCAGAGGGACAGCAAG GTCCCCTCTCAGAAAGGCATCTGATGGATGtaaggctgggggagctgcccaTGTGGCTGGCCACCTGCAACTTttctccccaggggctgcttgGAGGAGTGCAGAAAG CCTGGAGCAGCTATTACAACAGATACATCAACATGAAGAGGGGTGGACCAGTTGGGATCtccatgctgctggctggatACTGCCTCCTCAGCTATGGCTGGAACTATCAGCACATCa AAGGTCGTCGCTGGCGTAAATACCACTGA
- the C2H17orf80 gene encoding uncharacterized protein C17orf80 homolog isoform X2, with translation MAAAPPGRELCPHCRRPFKRLRAHLPHCKAAPSPAPGSAPRPGPSLGPGAGASTPGGGAGPGAGSGPRAAAAGKSSKRPAGPSVGLPAAAPREAAARKGKAAAAERGGGPGPEPRRQPGGRGAARQADPAVQRGAGCLGLLPEGIKDPPETLRNGLRIVTEKQRAGVTGERSGGTAAGRHCTHCAPAEGPDPGRLQQEGITVAETTHRETHSHGAVENVSASKKGEKGRSLKATKAHVLRDPPETDCRSGPGDLIQQEGTDKTVTEEKQVCQEVDVEHKAPLPALHTKNLHLLLTEQFRGHDEGTSNNYLTSIQKHRERKKQMAVVSEPILNARRDSELALPQFLLHTSKSQPICPSQASGRNVQAGAMGLEWFPDLHPNYDGLSIFPGKPFQEGRRITVKTPKGNFAEGQQGPLSERHLMDVRLGELPMWLATCNFSPQGLLGGVQKAWSSYYNRYINMKRGGPVGISMLLAGYCLLSYGWNYQHISRRWRKYH, from the exons AtggccgccgcgccgccggggcggGAGCTGTGCCCGCACTGCCGCAGGCCCTTCAAGCGGCTCCGCGCCCACCTCCCGCATTGCAAGGCCGCGCCGAGCCCGGCCCCCGGCAgtgccccgcggcccggcccaAGCCTAGGCCCAGGCGCTGGGGCCTCCACGCCCGGCGGCGGagccggccccggggcgggcagtGGGCCgcgggcggcagcggccggTAAGAGCAGCAAGCGGCCGGCCGGCCCCAGCGTAGGGCTGCCCGCTGCGGCCCcccgggaggcggcggcccGGAAGGggaaggcggcggcggccgagCGGGGTGGGGGGCCCGGCCCTGAGCCTCGCCGCCAGCCCGGtgggcgcggcgcggcgcggcagGCGGATCCCGCGGTGCAGCGCGGAGCCGGTTGCCTTGGTTTGCTCCCCGAGGGGATTAAAGATCCACCTGAAACGCTGAGAAATGGGCTGAGAATAGTCACAGAGAAGCAGCGCGCCGGGGTGACCGGGGAGAGGAGCGGGGGCACTGCCGCCGGGAGGCACTGCACACACTGCGCCCCGGCGGAAGGGCCGGATCCAGGCAGGCTCCAGCAGGAGGGAATAACGGTTGCAGAAACCACACACAGAGAGACGCACAGCCATGGAGCTGTGGAGAACGTGTCTGCCagcaaaaagggagaaaaaggccgtagtttaaaagcaacaaaagccCACGTACTTCGAGATCCCCCTGAAACTGACTGCAGAAGTGGCCCTGGTGACCTCATTCAGCAGGAGGGAACAGACAAAACAGTGACAGAAGAGAAGCAGGTGTGCCAAGAAGTTGATGTGGAACATAAAGCCCCTCTTCCTGCTTTGCATACCAAGAACCTCCATCTGTTATTGACAGAGCAATTCAGAGGTCACGATGAAGGGACGTCCAACAATTACCTAACCAGCATACAAAAGCATAGAGAGCGCAAGAAGCAGATGGCTGTAGTTTCTGAGCCCATCCTGAATGCAAGGAGGGACTCTGAGCTGGCACTCCCGCAGTTCTTGCTCCACACCTCCAAAAGCCAACCCATCTGTCCATCCCAGGCCTCTGGCAGGAATGTGCAGGCAGGTGCCATGGGCTTGGAGTGGTTTCCAGACTTACATCCTAATTATGATGGGCTGAGCATTTTTCCAGGGAAGCCTTTCCAAGAAGGCAGGAGGATCACAGTGAAGACACCAAAGGGCAATTTTGCAGAGGGACAGCAAG GTCCCCTCTCAGAAAGGCATCTGATGGATGtaaggctgggggagctgcccaTGTGGCTGGCCACCTGCAACTTttctccccaggggctgcttgGAGGAGTGCAGAAAG CCTGGAGCAGCTATTACAACAGATACATCAACATGAAGAGGGGTGGACCAGTTGGGATCtccatgctgctggctggatACTGCCTCCTCAGCTATGGCTGGAACTATCAGCACATCa GTCGTCGCTGGCGTAAATACCACTGA
- the CPSF4L gene encoding LOW QUALITY PROTEIN: putative cleavage and polyadenylation specificity factor subunit 4-like protein (The sequence of the model RefSeq protein was modified relative to this genomic sequence to represent the inferred CDS: substituted 1 base at 1 genomic stop codon) gives MQELVAGVEKIRFDLEADVEQQRGAQPLPFPGMGKLRAAVCKFFHXGLCTRGVQCPFQHVSGAKMVVCKRWLCGLRKKGDGCDFLHEYDVTKMPECYFLSKFGQCSNKDCPFKHTDATASTVGCPWYDRGFCRQGPLCKYKHTRRVMCANYLVGFCPEGPKCKFMHLKARLMTSSTDPSKVIQRRSYAILSSRGPFALCLCPSG, from the exons atgcaggagctggtggctggtgtggagaagatcaggtttgacTTGGAGGCTGATGTGGAGCAGCAGCGAGGagctcagcccctgcccttcccaggtATGGGCA AGCTGAGGGCAGCTGTCTGCAAGTTCTTCCATTGAGGGCTGTGCACCAGGG GTGTGCAGTGCCCCTTCCAGCATGTCAGCGGGGCGAAGATGGTGGTTTGCAAGCGTTGGCTGTGTGGGCTCCGCAAGAAGGGCGATGGCTGCGACTTCCTGCATGAGTACGATGTGACCAAGATGCCCGAGTGCTATTTCCTCTCCAAGTTCG GCCAGTGCAGCAACAAGGACTGTCCTTTCAAGCACACTGATGCCACTGCCAGCACCGTGGGCTGTCCCTGGTACGACCGTGgcttctgcaggcagg GTCCCCTGTGCAAGTACAAGCACACACGGAGGGTGATGTGTGCCAACTACCTCGTTGGCTTCTGCCCAGAAGGACCCAAGTGCAAATTCATGCA CCTCAAGGCCAGGCTGATGACGAGCAGCACGGATCCATCCAAGGTGATACAGAGAAGGTCCTATGCCATTCTCTCGAGTCGAGGCCCTTTCGCTCTGTGCCTCTGCCCATCGGGGTGA